One window of the Lepidochelys kempii isolate rLepKem1 chromosome 23, rLepKem1.hap2, whole genome shotgun sequence genome contains the following:
- the PLEKHG2 gene encoding pleckstrin homology domain-containing family G member 2 isoform X1, whose protein sequence is MPEGARRGSNKKAGNQVVARPSSVSSLSGIAGGMAAATISGSCTSVNTVCSDGERPVSLSSSASSASLPDSQSAFGSSGALGGGCPAGYPPDAQQNGSDISLDLTPVALLEGSAEAERPPGGAKRGGAWSPGPARARERRVKLSQLDRVVLEIVETEQAYVRDLRSIVEDYLGCIIDSGHLPLKPEQVSTLFCNIEDIYEFNSELLEELESNSSAHAIAECFVQRSEEFDIYTLYCMNYPNSVSVLRECMENQVLAGFFRERQATLCHSLPLETYLLKPVQRILKYHLLLQELARHCERSSAGYEAVEEATITMTAVAWYINDMKRKQEHAARLQELQGLLVDWMGPELEAFGELVLEGQFRVQRVRRERAFFLFSKMLLVAKRRGPAFVYKSHIFCCNLALSESLKDPLSFKISDLTIPKQQHVVQARNQEEKRLWIHYLKRLIVENHPASIPQKAKQVLLENSFQSSPEIRCSPEPLKTPAPSPRMEDAWGYGRGRRQSEPPERARKSCPVAQLDGAPQYRRGRRQSEPATELSQMGQEQNGRCRGLPATPKLKHAGSEGELFPAPLPLAPSGSVCTLDSSVAEESDPGEDAESPPFCLAEEPLSITEEILELLSQRGLSRDLGTEETPWGQGEQRPGSPAPQPEQDPPPDRIVLEERAEGSEVQEGDAPGRDEPRRSSFGVMQPLPPCHPSRSESEEEQQKQERGPSPLCVLEDLDAEEAAGKPEVLAGDNALREGLEASSGELGATNGACPPYGDGAARDSPLTRDDRLLIEKIKCYYEAGEAAPDPPAQEGALSAPAGVVRDSVLHLNRLPQQEGAMDREGGRACWAKARPARQEDARRRWGQFLDQNTSPHGANQEDSGKGAGLAFEQGTEFGTNQEAQEDAGKGQGRPINPDIHGTNQEDTGRGHGQFINQNTQSGANQEDSGKGRGRPINPDIHGTNQEDAGKGRGQFIDQNTQSAANQEDAGKGRGQLIDQGTEAGANQEDAGKGRGQPASHAALPAASQEPEYKSCAEIRRAWREKERGAVDAVGGRTPLTKRGSKGPVAAREPPPFLEPLWIVEESDLAAPPRPPRGDGLPRADGVPPAGYAPLPGLSEDSAPCLLENSERILSKVQALARMYSEKIGRAKAARRPQDGPHRPAPSRMGTLQSLREEMPGPCLPLCEPRIYGHVLIREPLLHLNCIQENVLLVAAIRGNALDLHSDRPPPLLASQCLGSAPAEEPGPAWQELPAPVAVSPPPLLVESPPKLSRHPPSPGDPAGEGPGTGRSLPPAPGATGGSGMTPEAGDFEGAGCPSVPGCQARLAGAELAASGRQGEASAREVSVETPASSPFSEAALSQQAPEVAGPVPAASPSPAEEREPACVGTSAEPDLLGPGPSIPGAGSQEPAGEQNLLPEERALALGGDSPPGTEEPSPGPVSCGTGEASPPAAPDPVLPAAPSGAAGSPSPLHSNVLPLVALLSRGTRLPSRATGVARPSPAAQPGRTAARPAPTSPSSSLDRSPVPALPRLQTSSPAHRRLSSSAAAISRYIAASCISQSLAKRNAAPSGPPGIQPPPAETPAPTRPLPACSAIPRPAPGPLGPPGIQPPSAETPAPTRPLPPCSTIPRPPPSPLGPPGTQPPSAETSAPTKPLPPCSAIPRPPPCPLGPPGTQPLSAETSAPTKPLPPCSAVPRPPPGPLGSRALAPPSAPLPSEKANAWSHCTSKRDPSQLSVCPPPCASPGSPSPAGFCRNSSWLGEPIPLAPGSAVLLAFDRLSGMCLGPRAKQPTPFSSASEPSSRVQSPAPACQRVCSPPPSSQRPAVGRAGCAPPRPCSFAPLHVPTQPSTPRLSSPLQPTSYPSATLPQPGRRPRGNPESPPSPRDADRAGCCSGAPSSGSASPSPDELDGIKWPDIPGLRSRYAERAGSMGPPGSPEEYPKARGDLARDTGPHRASYSTTVNIQIGGSGRIASFSNAQVSLTHPLLAAPGQPSARRINGSTLETPQKT, encoded by the exons TCAACACGGTGTGCTCGGACGGCGAGCGGCCCGTCAGCCTcagctcctctgcctcctccgccTCCCTGCCCGACAGCCAGAGCGCCTTCGGCAGCAGCGGGGCCTTGGGCGGGGGCTGCCCCGCCGGCTACCCCCCCGACGCCCAGCAGAACGGCAGCGACATCAGCCTCGACCTCACCCCCGTGGCGCTGCTGGAGGGGTCGGCCGAGGCCGAGCGGCCCCCGGGGGGGGCCAAGCGTGGTGGTGCCTGGTCTCCCGGGCCTGCCAGAGCCAGGGAACGGCGGGTCAAGCTGTCCCAACTGGACCGGGTGGTGCTGGAGATTGTGGAGACGGAGCAGGCTTACGTCCGGGACCTGAGGAGCATCGTGGAG GATTATCTTGGCTGTATCATAGACAGTGGACACCTGCCCCTCAAACCTGAGCAAGTGAGCACTTTGTTCTGCAACATCGAAGACATCTATGAGTTTAACAG CGAGCTCCTGGAAGAGCTGGAGAGCAACAGCAGCGCCCATGCCATCGCTGAGTGCTTCGTGCAACGG AGTGAGGAATTTGACATCTACACCCTCTACTGCATGAACTACCCCAA CTCAGTGTCGGTGCTGCGGGAGTGCATGGAGAACCAGGTGCTGGCGGGGTTTTTCCGGGAGCGCCAGGCCACGCTGTGCCACTCCCTGCCCCTGGAGACCTACCTGCTGAAACCCGTCCAGAGGATCCTCAAGTACCATCTCCTGCTGCAG GAGCTGGCCCGGCACTGTGAGCGGAGCAGCGCGGGCTACGAGGCGGTGGAGGAAGCCACCATCACCATGACGGCCGTGGCCTGGTACATCAACGACATGAAGCGCAAGCAGGAACACGCCGCCCGGCTgcag gagctgcaggggctgctggTGGACTGGATGGGGCCGGAGCTGGAGGCCTTCGGGgagctggtgctggaggggcagtTCCGGGTACAGCGGGTGCGGCGGGAACGCGCCTTCTTCCTCTTCAGCAAGATGCTGCTGGTCGCCAAGCGCCGCGGGCCGGCCTTCGTCTACAAGAGCCACATCTTC TGCTGTAACCTGGCCCTGTCGGAGAGCCTCAAGGACCCCCTGAGCTTCAAGATCTCGGACCTCACCATCCCCAAGCAGCAGCACGTGGTGCAG GCCAGGAACCAGGAGGAGAAGCGGCTGTGGATCCATTACCTGAAGCGTCTGATCGTCGAGAACCACCCAGCGTCGATCCCTCAGAAG GCCAAGCAAGTGCTGCTGGAGAACAGCTTCCAAA GCTCCCCGGAGATCCGctgcagcccggagcccctgaaGACGCCGGCCCCCTCTCCAAGGATGGAGGACGCTTGGGGCTACGGCCGCGGCAGGCGGCAGTCAG AGCCGCCGGAGAGAGCCCGCAAAAGCTGCCCCGTCGCCCAGCTGGATGGCGCCCCTCAATACCGCCGTGGGCGCAGGCAGTCCG AGCCGGCCACTGAGCTGAGCCAGATGGGACAGGAGCAGAACG GTCGCTGTcgggggctcccagccacccccaaATTGAAG CACGCGGGCAGCGAGGGGGAGCTGTTCCCCGCCCCGCTACCCCTGGCGCCCTCGGGCAGCGTCTGCACCCTGGACTCCAGCGTGGCTGAGGAGTCGGACCCCGGCGAGGATGCCGAGTCACCCCCGTTCTGCCTGGCCGAGGAGCCGCTGTCCATCACTGAGGAGATCCTGGAGCTGCTCAGCCAGAGGGGGCTGAGCAGGGACCTGGGGACGGAGGAGacaccctgggggcagggggagcagcgCCCTGGGAGCCCCGCTCCACAGCCAGAGCAG GATCCGCCTCCGGACCGCATCGTGCTGGAAGAACGAGCAGAGGGAAGCGAAGTTCAGGAGGGAGATGCCCCTGGGCGAGACGAGCCCCGCCGTAGCAGCTTCGGCGTGATGCAACCCCTCCCGCCATGCCATCCCTCCCGCAGCGAAtcggaggaggagcagcaaaagcaggagcggggcccttcccctcttTGTGTCCTAGAAGACCTGGATGCAGAGGAGGCTGCCGGCAAGCCAGAGGTCCTGGCAGGGGATAATGCTTTGCGTGAAGGGCTGGAAGCATCCAGCGGGGAGCTGGGCGCCACCAATGGGGCCTGCCCCCCGTACGGGGATGGGGCAGCACGGGACTCGCCGCTGACCCGAGACGACCGGCTGCTTATCGAGAAGATCAAGTGCTACTACGAGGCAGGCGAGGCTGCCCCAGACCCCCCCGCTCAGGAGGGCGCCCTCTCCGCCCCTGCAGGTGTGGTGCGGGACTCTGTGCTCCACCTCAACCGCCTCCCCCAGCAGGAGGGCGCCATGGACCGCGAGGGAGGCAGGGCTTGTTGGGCCAAGGCCCGCCCTGCCCGCCAGGAGGATGCTCGGAGGAGGTGGGGCCAGTTTCTTGACCAAAACACCAGCCCTCATGGTGCTAACCAAGAGGATTCTGGGAAGGGGGCGGGCCTGGCCTTTGAACAAGGCACTGAATTTGGCACCAACCAAGAGGCCCAAGAGGATGCTGGGAAGGGTCAGGGCCGGCCTATCAACCCAGACATCCATGGCACCAACCAAGAGGATACTGGGAGGGGGCATGGTCAATTCATCAACCAAAACACCCAATCTGGTGCCAACCAAGAGGAttctgggaaggggcggggccggcCTATCAACCCAGACATCCATGGCACCAACCAAGAGGATGCTGGGAAGGGGCGTGGTCAATTCATCGACCAAAACACCCAATCTGCTGCCAACCAAGAGGatgctgggaaggggcggggccagctCATCGACCAAGGCACCGAAGCTGGTGCCAACCAAGAGGatgctgggaaggggcggggccagccTGCCAGCCATGCTGCCCTGCCCGCTGCCAGCCAGGAGCCCGAGTACAAGTCGTGCGCGGAGATCCGGCGGGCCTGGCGGGAGAAAGAGCGGGGGGCGGTGGACGCCGTGGGAGGGCGCACCCCCCTCACGAAGCGAGGCAGCAAAGGGCCGGTGGCGGCTCGCGAGCCCCCACCGTTCCTGGAGCCCCTGTGGATCGTGGAGGAGTCTGATCTGGCTGCCCCGCCCCGGCCGCCCCGCGGCGACGGGCTCCCTCGCGCCGACGGTGTCCCGCCCGCCGGCTACGCCCCCCTGCCCGGGCTGTCCGAGGACAGTGCCCCTTGCCTGCTGGAGAACTCGGAGCGGATCCTCAGCAAGGTGCAAGCCCTGGCCCGGATGTACAGCGAGAAGATCGGCCGGGCCAAGGCGGCCCGGAGGCCGCAGGACGGGCCGCACCGCCCGGCACCCAGCAGGATGGGCACCCTGCAAAGCCTGCGGGAGGAGATGCCagggccctgcctccctctct gcGAGCCCCGGATCTACGGCCACGTGCTCATCcgtgagcccctcctgcacctgaactGCATCCAGGAGAACGTGCTGCTGGTGGCCGCCATCCGAGGGAACGCCCTGGATCTGCACAGCGACCGGCCTCCACCTCTCCTGGCTTCCCAGTGCCTGGGTTCGGCCCCGGCCGAGGAGCCAGGGCCCGCCTGGCAGGAGCTTCCCGCCCCCGTGGCTGTTTCACCTCCCCCGCTGCTGGTGGAATCGCCTCCGAAGCTCAGCAGGCACCCCCCGAGCCCAGGTGATCCGGCTGGGGAAGGCCCCGGCACGGGCAGGTCTCTGCCGCCTGCTCCTGGCGCTACCGGTGGAAGTGGCATGACGCCCGAAGCCGGGGACTTTGAGGGAGCCGGGTGCCCGTCGGTGCCAGGCTGCCAAGCCAGGCTGGCGGGGGCAGAGCTGGCGGCCAGCGGGCGCCAGGGTGAGGCGAGTGCCAGGGAGGTTTCCGTGGAGACACCAGCCTCCTCTCCCTTCTCGGAAGCGGCCCTGAGCCAGCAGGCGCCGGAGGTGGCCGGTCCGGTCCCAgccgcctcccccagccctgcggaGGAGCGTGAGCCAGCGTGTGTCGGCACGTCTGCCGAGCCTGACCTGCTGGGGCCGGGCCCCTCCATCCCTGGCGCCGGCTCCCAGGAGCCGGCGGGGGAGCAGAACCTGCTGCCCGAGGAGCGGGCCCTGGCTTTGGGCGGGGATTCCCCGCCTGGCACTGAGGAGCCATCGCCGGGGCCCGTCAGCTGCGGGACAGGAGAGGCGTCCCCGCCTGCCGCGCCGGACCCTGTCCTGCCGGCGGCACCCTCCGGTGCTGCGGGGTCCCCGTCTCCGCTCCACAGCAACGTCCTGCCTCTGGTAGCTCTGCTGTCCCGGGGCACCCGGCTGCCTTCCCGGGCCACGGGGGTGGCACGCCCgtccccagctgcccagcccgGCCGCACCGCAGCCCGGCCGGCTCCCACTTCGCCCAGCTCCAGCCTGGATCGCAGCCCCGTCCCGGCTCTGCCGCGCCTCCAGACCTCCTCCCCAGCACACCGGCGCCTGTCCTCCAGCGCCGCGGCCATCTCCAGGTACATTGCCGCCTCCTGCAtcagccagagcctggccaagAGAAATGCTGCCCCCTCGGGGCCACCTGGCATCCAGCCTCCTCCAGCAGAGACTCCGGCACCCACCAGGCCTCTGCCTGCTTGCTCAGCCATCCCGAGACCGGCTCCCGGCCCCTTGGGGCCACCTGGCATCCAGCCTCCGTCAGCAGAGACCCCGGCACCCACTAGGCCTCTGCCTCCCTGCTCAACCATCCCGAGACCGCCCCCCAGCCCCTTGGGGCCACCTGGCACCCAGCCTCCGTCAGCAGAGACCTCGGCACCCACCAAGCCTCTGCCTCCTTGCTCAGCCATCCCGAGACCGCCCCCCTGCCCTTTGGGGCCACCTGGCACCCAGCCTCTGTCAGCAGAGACCTCGGCACCCACCAAGCCTCTGCCTCCTTGCTCAGCCGTCCCGAGACCACCCCCCGGCCCCTTGGGCTCCAGAGCCCTAGCACCCCCATCTGCTCCATTACCCAGTGAGAAGGCCAATGCCTGGTCCCATTGTACCAGCAAGCGGGACCCTTCCCAGCTCAGCGTCTGCCCTCCCCCCTGTGCCAGCCCCGGGTCGCCCTCTCCCGCGGGCTTTTGCCGCAATTCCAGCTGGCTGGGGGAGCCCATCCCCTTGGCACCTGGCTCAGCCGTGCTGCTGGCCTTCGACCGTCTCTCGGGGATGTGCCTGGGCCCCCGAGCTAAGCAGCCCACCCCCTTCTCCTCTgcttcagagcccagctccagGGTCCAGTCTCCAGCGCCGGCCTGCCAGCGGGtgtgctccccccctccctccagccaacGCCCTGCAGTGGGAAGAGCTGGCTGTGCCCCCCCACGGCCTTGCTCCTTCGCCCCCTTGCATGTCCCCACCCAGCCTTCCACCCCCcgcctctcctcccccctgcagcccacCTCCTACCCCTCCGCCACGTTACCTCAGCCAGGCAGGAGGCCGAGGGGAAACCCCGAGAGCCCCCCATCCCCTAGGGATGCAGACAGGGCGGGGTGCTGCTCCGGGGCGCCCTCTAGCGGCTCAGCCAGTCCCAGCCCCGACGAACTGGATGGCATCAAGTGGCCGGACATCCCCGGCTTGCGTTCCAGGTACGCTGAGCGGGCGGGCAGCATGGGGCCGCCGGGTTCGCCAGAGGAGTACCCCAAAGCGAGGGGGGACTTGGCTCGGGACACGGGACCCCATCGGGCCAGCTACTCCACCACCGTCAACATCCAGATCGGGGGCAGCGGCCGGATCGCCTCCTTCAGCAACGCGCAGGTCAGCCTCACCCACCCGCTGCTGGCGGCACCTGGGCAGCCCAGCGCAAGGCGGATCAACGGCAGCACCTTAGAGACCCCGCAGAAAACGTGA